A single window of Gammaproteobacteria bacterium DNA harbors:
- a CDS encoding fused MFS/spermidine synthase: MSLSLSMPRNLVGDTSRNESSIKRITLFSGKEKVNLYEVPDALDLHVYKVKRLVYQRQTAYQHITIADTYNYGRVLMLDGAVQSAQSDEALYHELLVQPAMLRHPDPKDVLIIGGGEGASLREVLAHRSVRTATMVDIDGEVVESCRKYLPTWHCGAFDDARARVFYADGRKFIEEHDGKYDVVIIDVVDMLDNGPAQALYTQQFYKFLRRRLHPGFIVAIQGLEFTFSDSREHAALVRTLRTVFPYVHSYSATIPSFLSSWGFVVACDDYPPNSWRANEIDSAISRKLAPDRLVHLDGAYLEKTFTHCRLTRQLLAMPGPILEDEIKLEFNVKQDITDEMAGATKAQFKPLR, translated from the coding sequence ATGTCATTATCTTTATCTATGCCGCGTAATCTTGTTGGGGACACGAGTCGGAACGAGTCGAGCATCAAGCGCATAACGCTGTTTTCGGGAAAGGAAAAAGTGAATCTTTATGAGGTTCCTGATGCGCTGGATCTCCATGTCTATAAAGTAAAGCGGCTGGTGTACCAGCGCCAGACAGCTTATCAGCACATCACTATTGCGGATACTTATAACTACGGAAGAGTTCTGATGCTGGATGGCGCCGTGCAAAGCGCTCAAAGCGACGAGGCCCTGTACCATGAGTTGCTGGTGCAACCGGCGATGCTGCGCCATCCCGATCCCAAGGACGTGCTTATCATCGGCGGAGGCGAGGGGGCATCATTGCGCGAAGTGCTTGCCCATCGCAGCGTCCGCACCGCTACCATGGTGGATATCGACGGCGAGGTGGTGGAGTCGTGCCGTAAATACCTGCCTACATGGCATTGCGGGGCGTTCGACGACGCGCGGGCGCGTGTTTTTTACGCGGACGGACGCAAATTTATAGAGGAACATGATGGTAAATACGACGTTGTCATCATCGATGTTGTAGATATGCTGGATAATGGTCCGGCACAAGCTTTGTATACGCAACAATTCTACAAATTCTTGCGCCGTCGTTTGCACCCGGGTTTCATCGTGGCGATCCAAGGGCTGGAATTCACTTTCAGCGACTCGCGGGAACATGCCGCGTTGGTGCGCACCTTGCGCACGGTATTTCCTTATGTGCACAGTTACAGTGCGACGATTCCGTCGTTTTTATCCAGTTGGGGGTTCGTCGTCGCCTGTGACGACTATCCGCCGAATAGCTGGCGGGCCAATGAGATCGACTCGGCTATTTCCCGGAAATTAGCTCCGGACCGGCTTGTTCACCTGGACGGCGCCTATCTGGAGAAGACTTTTACCCATTGCCGGTTGACGCGCCAACTGTTGGCGATGCCCGGTCCTATTTTAGAGGATGAGATAAAACTCGAGTTTAATGTTAAGCAAGATATTACGGATGAAATGGCTGGCGCCACTAAGGCTCAGTTTAAACCTTTGCGCTGA
- a CDS encoding GNAT family N-acetyltransferase translates to MKRSTSKKGGMALSGAEKLMVRGAPKTGKSLDFTPLQKKDFPVFYRQFLQLRPEPIFIDIYEPTPFPSLAKFKTYFAVDKRPLWVLGPPESPVAYFALHDFQAEHDLANVEFVFFAGYPAPGSKEARAFWKFFRKCLADYGLTRIQSFVLPSSADKIRLIESLGFRKEGVLREHFFHDGKLHDIVAYAWMAEERHA, encoded by the coding sequence GTGAAAAGATCCACGAGCAAAAAAGGTGGCATGGCGCTTTCCGGGGCTGAGAAGCTTATGGTCAGAGGCGCTCCAAAGACGGGTAAATCTTTGGACTTTACGCCTTTGCAGAAGAAGGATTTCCCGGTCTTTTATCGGCAGTTCTTGCAGTTGCGCCCGGAGCCGATTTTTATCGACATCTACGAGCCGACGCCGTTTCCGAGCTTGGCCAAGTTCAAGACCTATTTTGCAGTCGACAAGAGACCCCTGTGGGTGTTGGGTCCGCCGGAGTCCCCGGTCGCTTATTTCGCCCTGCATGATTTTCAAGCCGAGCACGATTTGGCGAATGTGGAGTTCGTTTTCTTTGCGGGATATCCCGCCCCTGGTTCCAAGGAAGCACGCGCCTTCTGGAAATTCTTTCGCAAATGCCTCGCGGATTACGGCCTGACCCGTATCCAGAGTTTCGTCCTTCCCTCCAGCGCGGACAAGATCCGTTTGATCGAATCCTTAGGATTTCGTAAGGAAGGCGTACTGCGCGAGCATTTTTTCCATGACGGCAAGTTGCACGATATCGTTGCCTACGCCTGGATGGCGGAGGAACGTCATGCCTAA
- a CDS encoding GNAT family N-acetyltransferase: MPKLGLEKIIVRRIVPADRPILRRWLKDPGVRAAIEDETIVLSKMEETLALFESSDPFSDSNLGLIVEVAGRPIALIHFVWINWVSRNAEVIVFVGPEDLRRSLAAAVVVEKIGHAAFRVLNLHKVYAFVYGANEAALSVFRKLTEEEACLRSYVKSSEGYTDFHFFGLLASEYFAAMKKLKGRD; the protein is encoded by the coding sequence ATGCCTAAGCTTGGCCTGGAAAAGATCATCGTGCGGCGTATCGTTCCTGCCGATCGCCCTATCCTGCGCCGCTGGCTGAAGGATCCCGGCGTGCGGGCGGCCATCGAGGATGAGACCATCGTGCTGTCGAAGATGGAGGAAACCCTGGCGTTATTCGAGTCCAGTGATCCCTTTAGCGACAGCAACCTGGGCCTCATCGTCGAGGTGGCGGGGCGGCCGATCGCCCTGATCCACTTCGTGTGGATCAACTGGGTCAGCCGCAACGCGGAGGTGATCGTGTTCGTGGGGCCAGAGGATTTGCGGCGCTCGCTTGCCGCCGCCGTGGTCGTGGAAAAGATTGGCCATGCCGCCTTCCGGGTGCTGAATCTGCACAAGGTCTACGCCTTCGTTTATGGGGCCAACGAAGCGGCGCTTTCGGTATTCCGCAAGTTGACGGAAGAGGAGGCGTGCCTGCGTTCATACGTCAAATCCTCCGAAGGCTATACGGATTTTCATTTTTTCGGCTTGTTGGCATCGGAATATTTTGCAGCCATGAAAAAGCTGAAAGGACGGGATTGA
- a CDS encoding ABC transporter ATP-binding protein: MRGDGRPRLRPLLHIAKEFYLTPRVMAFSMALILLMVAADVALPWMAKIAIDLITEGRNSAAVNAVFREVVWMGGMILGVAIAQYLTSALLTRFYTRVVYRGTARLREQLYTRMQAQSLNFLAERQIGEMLTHLITDIQNLQDSTLDLISEVPFDVCILLGLTIAMFILNPTLALIVLLFLVASVLFVYRIGRRGWKAQSGAMQGTADMTARMQEGFAAARTIATFDAARGEQQRVQEASQRYAFHMENTGKVRAVITPFLSFAEYAGVITVLVVGGWEMLHGSLTVGGLVAFMAYMQLSADPVSRFSRVILRLQNASVSAARLHDLLAETHDAQDKPDALVPTDLTGAVAVANVHFRYPTSAQPALSGLDFTVAAGEKIAVVGRNASGKSTFLDLLLRIQEPEQGRISVDGIDVRDIRLATWRSFIGVVPQDILLLNRSVAENIALGSAFPPERIREAAAAAGLREFINGLPRGYETVVGERGVFLSGGERQRIAVARLFLRAARVILLDEPTSALDVAYESDLLPALRRLCAGRTTFIVSHRLTVLTEVDKVLLLDAGRQLAFDSPAHVWRDFPAYRDLFPASWGTPHHEPHGGNNVLSLSSPL, translated from the coding sequence ATGCGCGGCGACGGCCGTCCGCGGTTGCGTCCGCTTTTACACATCGCCAAGGAATTCTACCTGACTCCGCGGGTCATGGCGTTTTCAATGGCGCTCATCCTGCTGATGGTCGCGGCCGACGTCGCCCTGCCGTGGATGGCGAAGATCGCGATCGATTTGATTACCGAGGGCCGCAACTCCGCGGCAGTGAATGCCGTTTTCCGGGAAGTGGTATGGATGGGCGGCATGATTCTCGGCGTGGCGATCGCTCAGTATCTGACCAGCGCCCTGCTGACCCGCTTCTACACTCGCGTCGTCTATCGCGGCACGGCGCGACTGCGGGAACAACTCTACACCCGCATGCAGGCCCAGTCGCTGAACTTCCTGGCCGAGCGGCAAATCGGCGAGATGTTGACGCATCTGATCACCGATATCCAAAACCTTCAGGATTCGACTCTCGACTTAATATCGGAAGTGCCCTTCGACGTATGCATCTTGCTTGGACTCACGATAGCGATGTTCATTCTCAATCCGACCTTAGCGCTGATTGTACTGCTGTTCCTGGTGGCATCGGTGCTGTTCGTTTATCGGATCGGGCGCCGCGGTTGGAAGGCACAGTCCGGCGCGATGCAGGGTACGGCGGATATGACGGCGCGAATGCAGGAAGGATTCGCCGCCGCCCGGACCATTGCCACTTTCGACGCCGCTCGGGGAGAGCAGCAACGCGTCCAAGAGGCCTCGCAGCGCTATGCCTTTCATATGGAAAATACCGGCAAGGTGCGCGCGGTGATTACGCCCTTTCTGAGTTTCGCGGAATACGCGGGCGTTATTACGGTCTTGGTTGTCGGCGGTTGGGAGATGCTGCACGGTTCCCTGACGGTGGGCGGCCTCGTGGCGTTTATGGCGTATATGCAGTTGTCGGCAGATCCGGTATCGCGCTTTTCCCGCGTGATTCTGCGCCTGCAGAATGCCAGCGTTTCGGCCGCGCGTCTTCATGATCTTCTCGCGGAGACGCACGATGCGCAAGACAAGCCCGATGCGCTGGTGCCCACCGATCTCACGGGGGCGGTGGCGGTCGCGAATGTCCACTTTCGCTATCCCACCTCCGCCCAGCCGGCATTGAGCGGGCTCGACTTCACAGTGGCGGCCGGGGAAAAGATCGCCGTCGTCGGCCGAAACGCCTCCGGCAAGAGTACCTTTCTCGATTTGCTCTTGCGGATTCAAGAGCCGGAGCAAGGCCGCATCTCGGTTGACGGCATCGATGTCCGCGACATCCGCTTGGCCACGTGGCGCTCTTTCATCGGCGTCGTGCCGCAAGACATCCTGCTCTTGAATCGCAGTGTGGCCGAGAACATCGCGTTGGGCTCTGCCTTTCCCCCGGAACGTATCCGCGAGGCGGCCGCCGCGGCGGGCCTCAGGGAGTTCATCAACGGTCTGCCGCGGGGATACGAGACGGTGGTGGGGGAGAGGGGCGTGTTTCTGTCCGGCGGTGAACGGCAGCGCATCGCCGTCGCGAGACTGTTCCTGCGTGCAGCCCGAGTTATCCTTTTGGACGAGCCAACCTCTGCCCTGGACGTCGCTTATGAAAGCGATCTTTTGCCCGCGCTGCGGCGTTTGTGCGCGGGTCGAACCACGTTCATCGTATCGCATCGCCTCACCGTGCTGACCGAGGTGGACAAGGTCTTGCTGCTGGATGCCGGCCGGCAATTGGCTTTCGACAGTCCGGCCCATGTGTGGCGCGATTTCCCGGCCTACCGCGATTTATTTCCCGCGTCGTGGGGGACGCCGCACCATGAGCCTCATGGAGGGAACAATGTTTTATCTTTATCATCGCCCCTCTAG
- the fabF gene encoding beta-ketoacyl-ACP synthase II translates to MRVVVTGMGIVSPIGIGTDNFWKAAIAGVSGIRRIESFDASQQRSQIAGQVAGFDPAAHLSAKCIEQTDRFAQLALVAANQAVNDAGGLGVYAPHRLAVSLGSGMGGYGTFESSAARYFQNKSHPPLTVPKAMSNAASAWIAIEHQCKGPNLTFSTACSSGGHGIGTGLQLLRTGQADAVIAGGAEACVLPLTMAGFNALHALSIAYNDDPARASRPFSKGRDGFVMAEGAGILVLEREEEAKRRGAPIYAVLAGYGSSCDATHVVAPDLEGQTAAMRAAVADAALERDAIDYINAHATSTPLGDVIETRAIKHFFGSHAQDIAISATKSLIGHTIGAAAAIGSIATIMTLRSGMIHPTINFEEADAECDLDYTPNKARECKVRVGLSNAFGFGGNNVSLLFTTIE, encoded by the coding sequence ATGCGCGTAGTCGTCACTGGAATGGGGATCGTATCGCCGATCGGCATCGGGACGGACAATTTCTGGAAAGCCGCTATTGCCGGCGTCAGCGGGATTCGCCGTATCGAGAGTTTCGATGCCTCGCAACAGCGTTCGCAGATTGCTGGTCAAGTCGCCGGCTTCGATCCCGCCGCGCATCTCTCGGCGAAATGTATCGAACAAACCGATCGCTTCGCCCAATTGGCGTTGGTGGCCGCGAATCAGGCGGTCAACGATGCGGGCGGACTCGGCGTTTATGCGCCGCATCGTTTGGCCGTGAGCCTCGGCTCGGGAATGGGCGGCTATGGCACCTTTGAATCCTCTGCCGCGCGTTATTTTCAGAATAAATCCCATCCGCCGCTTACCGTACCCAAGGCCATGTCGAATGCCGCAAGCGCTTGGATTGCGATCGAGCATCAATGTAAGGGACCCAATCTGACATTCAGCACGGCTTGTTCGTCCGGCGGGCATGGGATCGGCACGGGTCTACAGCTCTTGCGGACGGGACAGGCGGACGCGGTTATTGCGGGCGGCGCTGAAGCATGCGTACTGCCGCTGACCATGGCGGGGTTTAACGCCTTGCATGCTTTATCGATCGCTTATAATGATGATCCGGCGCGAGCGTCACGGCCTTTTTCCAAAGGACGCGACGGTTTTGTCATGGCGGAAGGCGCCGGCATATTGGTATTGGAAAGGGAAGAGGAGGCGAAGCGTAGGGGCGCGCCCATCTATGCAGTGCTCGCTGGCTACGGTAGCTCATGCGATGCTACCCATGTTGTAGCTCCCGACCTGGAAGGGCAAACGGCGGCGATGCGGGCGGCTGTCGCCGACGCCGCGCTAGAGAGAGACGCTATCGACTATATAAATGCTCACGCAACATCCACGCCGCTGGGGGATGTTATCGAAACACGCGCCATTAAGCATTTTTTCGGATCGCACGCGCAGGACATCGCCATCAGCGCCACTAAATCTCTGATTGGGCACACCATCGGCGCCGCGGCGGCCATAGGCAGCATCGCCACGATCATGACCCTGCGTAGCGGTATGATTCACCCGACCATCAATTTTGAGGAAGCTGATGCCGAATGCGATCTCGATTACACGCCTAATAAGGCGCGTGAATGCAAGGTACGGGTTGGCCTAAGTAATGCCTTCGGTTTCGGCGGCAATAACGTAAGCCTGCTTTTTACGACCATAGAGTAA
- a CDS encoding acyl carrier protein has protein sequence METADIESKVIAFITEKVHLEKPVEIKATTTFKDLSLDSLDVVQLLFEAEDAFGISFDMEKATDITCIGDIAAYIAKHQARAAT, from the coding sequence ATGGAGACAGCGGATATCGAATCGAAAGTTATAGCTTTTATCACCGAGAAAGTTCATCTGGAGAAGCCTGTCGAAATTAAAGCGACAACGACCTTTAAAGATCTCAGCCTGGATTCGTTGGATGTGGTCCAGCTTTTATTCGAAGCAGAAGATGCCTTCGGAATTTCTTTCGATATGGAGAAAGCCACCGACATCACCTGCATAGGCGACATCGCAGCCTATATCGCCAAGCACCAGGCGCGTGCCGCGACGTAA